In Streptomyces canus, one DNA window encodes the following:
- a CDS encoding S1 family peptidase, which translates to MKKLLTALKRCLAVGAVALAIAGLQPVSAAQAAPSPVVGGSRAAQGEFPFMVRLSMGCGGALYTQQIVLTAAHCVNGTGANTGITATAGVVDLQSSSGRVQVKSTYVYRAPGYNGDGKDWALIKLAAPINLPTLKIATTTQYNTGTFTVAGWGAATEGGAQQRYLLKAGVPFVSDATCRGYSGYSGLIANEEICAGYAAGGVDTCQGDSGGPMFRRDSANAWVQVGIVSWGIGCARANAPGVYTEVSTFASAIASAAASL; encoded by the coding sequence TTGAAGAAACTCCTCACGGCCCTCAAGAGATGTCTGGCGGTCGGAGCCGTCGCGCTCGCGATCGCCGGCCTCCAGCCCGTGTCGGCCGCGCAGGCCGCGCCCTCGCCCGTCGTCGGCGGCAGCCGTGCCGCGCAGGGCGAGTTCCCGTTCATGGTGCGCCTGTCCATGGGGTGCGGCGGGGCGCTGTACACCCAGCAGATCGTGCTCACCGCCGCGCACTGTGTGAACGGCACCGGAGCGAACACCGGCATCACCGCCACCGCCGGGGTCGTGGACCTTCAGTCCAGCAGCGGGCGGGTGCAGGTCAAGTCGACGTACGTGTACCGGGCGCCCGGGTACAACGGTGACGGCAAGGACTGGGCGCTCATCAAACTCGCCGCGCCGATCAACCTTCCTACGCTGAAGATCGCGACGACGACGCAGTACAACACCGGGACCTTCACGGTCGCGGGGTGGGGTGCGGCCACCGAAGGCGGGGCTCAGCAGCGGTATCTGCTGAAGGCCGGCGTGCCGTTCGTGAGCGACGCCACCTGCCGGGGATACAGCGGGTACAGCGGACTCATCGCGAACGAGGAGATCTGCGCGGGGTATGCCGCGGGCGGGGTCGACACCTGCCAGGGGGACTCCGGTGGGCCCATGTTCCGGCGGGACTCGGCGAACGCGTGGGTCCAGGTGGGCATCGTGAGCTGGGGCATAGGGTGCGCCCGGGCGAATGCGCCCGGGGTCTACACCGAGGTGTCCACGTTTGCCTCGGCGATCGCTTCGGCGGCCGCGTCGCTGTGA